In uncultured Desulfuromusa sp., a genomic segment contains:
- a CDS encoding SMC family ATPase: MRPLKLSLVAFGPYANRQVFDFSELGDNNLFLITGNTGSGKTTMFDAMSVALFGESSAGQDGRLARDLRSDFAQGDVLTEVTFDFSLGDGKIYRSYYAPEQERPKKKGDGLVKISASASVHAISSQGDSELLAEGVRFTKEKIEGLLGLNSNQFRQVVMLAQGQFRGLLEADSQSREKIFETLFGTQYYVQIEKRLKEQAVEIQRLHRDAQGKLQTILEGAEYSTLQAFKGGIKNLQQRMTDVIHKEHSAEKIRQRAQQNFDAGKSDNEKLKELETSQKALEELQNQASVYREKQNILQQAESAANILPYYNGRNTRQFEVTQAEKRLTENREAADRAKVEQELAAAALKVAHGRRPELEEKKRQRQSFEEKVVKLEEYLQSRKELKTAEDHDVTTKKKYLEAKNDLNALRHKLRNMRQEILALRKLDQNLDTVESSGKAVRALIDTQNEIQENTAIVNLATQRVETLKGELKKAKLLKQEMLSVWLTDQAVRIAATLQPGSPCPVCGSKEHPDPALHTDKNITDAQLSELDEQIALVEERLEYEQEALVLKQDEQNKRLSRKETLEKTLGDEKNIPIDILIQRLQSLKETYLAVTHNRQAVLALEQKISAEEKLEEEIQAVLEQEQGAWQKAENEVTRQVTLVATLERELPEQYREPGFLTEKINNLALQIENFENEQQQLEEKYQLANEVYTTTKEKVSSAVEDLRRCETALSEAVNNYNSKFETSAFADEAEFLAAILTEDQIFELKDTIETFSANFAMAVDRHKQAVTETTGLVFADLGKLQQILDAAIAEFNQQTEQRVVMQTTLEAKEKELYRAEQEQKNIDKFDIQYQTLGRIADVASGNNNRRTSFHRFILQTLLDEVLEVASQRLLKMTDQKFYLSRDEGLRDARKQSGLDLILTDTFTGTQRSVKSLSGGEGFLAALSLALGLSEVVQAHAGGIRLDTIFIDEGFGSLDPTALDQVIDVLNKLSGEGRLVGIISHVPELKQQIGAQLQVREGLNGSSAVFRV, encoded by the coding sequence ATGCGACCATTAAAACTATCCCTTGTCGCTTTTGGACCTTATGCAAACAGACAGGTTTTTGATTTCAGTGAACTGGGAGACAACAACCTGTTTTTAATTACCGGCAATACCGGCTCGGGTAAGACGACCATGTTTGACGCTATGAGTGTGGCTCTGTTCGGGGAGAGTTCTGCCGGTCAGGATGGCCGTCTGGCGCGTGATCTGCGGAGTGATTTTGCTCAAGGGGATGTTCTGACTGAGGTGACTTTTGATTTCAGTCTGGGGGATGGAAAAATATATCGAAGTTATTACGCACCGGAGCAGGAACGTCCTAAAAAAAAGGGTGACGGGCTGGTAAAAATAAGTGCTTCTGCCTCTGTCCACGCGATCTCCTCTCAAGGAGATTCTGAATTGCTGGCTGAAGGGGTTCGATTCACCAAAGAAAAAATTGAAGGGTTGCTGGGGCTAAATTCAAATCAGTTCCGTCAAGTTGTCATGTTGGCCCAGGGGCAGTTCCGTGGGTTGCTGGAAGCGGATTCACAGAGTCGGGAAAAGATTTTCGAAACTCTCTTTGGTACCCAGTATTATGTTCAGATAGAAAAAAGATTGAAAGAGCAGGCTGTCGAAATTCAGCGTTTACATCGGGATGCTCAAGGAAAACTGCAAACTATTTTGGAGGGAGCTGAATACTCAACCTTGCAGGCATTTAAGGGGGGGATAAAGAATCTGCAACAGCGGATGACTGATGTGATTCACAAAGAGCACAGCGCAGAAAAAATAAGACAACGTGCCCAACAAAATTTTGATGCAGGGAAATCTGACAACGAAAAGTTGAAAGAATTAGAGACAAGCCAGAAAGCTTTGGAAGAACTTCAGAATCAGGCTTCTGTGTATAGAGAGAAACAGAACATTTTGCAGCAGGCGGAATCAGCGGCAAACATCCTGCCTTATTACAATGGTCGAAACACGCGACAGTTTGAAGTCACCCAGGCAGAGAAACGGTTAACTGAAAACAGGGAGGCAGCAGACCGGGCCAAAGTTGAACAAGAGTTGGCAGCAGCAGCTCTCAAGGTAGCGCATGGCAGGCGACCTGAGTTGGAAGAAAAAAAACGGCAGCGGCAATCTTTTGAAGAGAAGGTGGTAAAGCTTGAGGAATATCTGCAATCCAGAAAAGAGCTTAAAACCGCTGAAGATCATGATGTAACAACCAAAAAAAAATATCTTGAGGCAAAAAATGATCTGAATGCTTTGCGGCACAAATTACGGAATATGCGGCAGGAAATACTTGCCCTGCGCAAGTTGGATCAAAACCTGGATACTGTAGAGTCTTCAGGCAAAGCTGTCAGAGCTTTGATTGATACTCAGAATGAAATTCAGGAGAACACAGCCATAGTTAATCTTGCAACACAACGTGTTGAAACCCTAAAGGGTGAGCTTAAAAAGGCCAAACTGCTGAAGCAAGAGATGCTTTCTGTCTGGTTAACAGATCAGGCGGTAAGAATCGCTGCAACTTTACAGCCAGGGAGTCCCTGTCCCGTTTGTGGTTCAAAAGAACATCCAGACCCTGCTCTTCATACTGATAAGAATATTACGGATGCTCAATTGTCAGAACTGGATGAACAGATTGCTCTGGTTGAAGAACGTCTTGAGTATGAACAAGAGGCTTTGGTTCTGAAACAGGATGAACAAAATAAACGGTTGAGTCGCAAAGAAACTCTGGAAAAAACCTTGGGAGACGAGAAAAATATACCTATTGATATTTTGATCCAGCGTCTGCAATCTCTCAAGGAAACGTATCTTGCTGTGACTCATAACAGGCAGGCAGTTCTAGCATTGGAGCAGAAGATTAGCGCAGAAGAAAAACTTGAAGAAGAGATCCAAGCAGTTCTGGAGCAGGAGCAGGGGGCTTGGCAAAAAGCAGAAAATGAAGTCACAAGACAGGTGACTCTTGTTGCAACTCTTGAACGCGAACTACCAGAGCAATACCGGGAGCCTGGATTTTTAACGGAAAAAATAAATAATCTGGCTCTGCAGATTGAAAATTTTGAAAATGAACAGCAACAGCTGGAAGAAAAATATCAGTTGGCAAATGAGGTTTACACTACGACAAAGGAGAAGGTGAGTAGTGCCGTTGAAGATTTAAGACGCTGTGAAACAGCATTGTCTGAGGCTGTCAACAATTACAATTCAAAGTTTGAGACCTCAGCTTTTGCAGATGAAGCGGAATTTCTAGCGGCAATCCTCACAGAGGATCAAATTTTTGAACTGAAAGATACGATTGAGACGTTCAGCGCAAACTTCGCAATGGCTGTCGACAGGCATAAACAAGCGGTCACGGAAACAACCGGGCTTGTCTTTGCCGATCTCGGAAAGTTGCAGCAGATTCTGGATGCCGCCATTGCAGAATTTAACCAGCAAACGGAACAGCGAGTTGTTATGCAAACAACTTTAGAAGCTAAAGAAAAAGAGCTTTACAGAGCAGAACAAGAGCAAAAAAATATTGATAAATTTGATATTCAATACCAGACTTTAGGGCGCATAGCCGATGTTGCAAGCGGCAACAACAACAGAAGAACCTCTTTTCATCGATTTATTTTGCAGACTTTACTGGATGAAGTTCTGGAAGTTGCTTCCCAACGCTTATTGAAAATGACTGATCAGAAATTTTATTTGTCGCGGGATGAAGGGCTTCGTGATGCTCGCAAGCAGTCAGGACTTGATCTGATTTTAACTGATACTTTTACCGGAACACAGCGATCAGTTAAATCTCTGTCCGGGGGGGAAGGATTCCTTGCTGCTTTGTCGCTAGCTCTTGGTCTCTCTGAAGTGGTCCAGGCTCACGCTGGTGGGATCAGACTTGATACAATATTTATAGATGAAGGGTTTGGAAGCTTGGATCCAACGGCACTGGACCAAGTGATAGATGTTCTGAATAAACTTTCTGGAGAAGGTCGCCTGGTCGGTATTATTTCTCACGTTCCAGAATTAAAACAACAAATTGGAGCTCAGCTTCAGGTTAGGGAAGGTTTGAATGGCAGCTCAGCTGTGTTCAGAGTTTGA
- a CDS encoding exonuclease SbcCD subunit D translates to MRLLHTADWHLGRIFNKQYLTEDQRHILNQLEDYLQQTPPDVLVIAGDIYDRSIPPEEAINLLDTFLSKVVLQLKIPTILVGGNHDGQQRMSFGSKLMEDAGLYVVGSISSDPVQICLHDEHGPVYFYPIPYATPFGCRDLFSDEEIKTHHDGMEKLIAEVKEVHPSKKRSVLITHAFVAGGETSESERLLGVGGATDVSPGLFKEFDYVALGHLHRPQQAGSEFIRYSGSLLKYSFSETDHQKGMTLVTLNRDGFVEAKQISFTPLRDVRKIEGKFVDLLESGRMYPSDDYLQITLLDKGAILDPMPRLREFYPNVLEVRRKIHTDPDQRQLLNEQRDFKSRSVEDLFADFFQQVTDESLSDDQEKAFAAVVNTDSSHAGGSECDH, encoded by the coding sequence ATGCGCCTTCTCCATACTGCTGACTGGCATCTGGGCCGGATTTTCAATAAACAATACCTGACTGAAGATCAACGCCATATTCTCAACCAGCTTGAAGACTACCTTCAACAAACCCCTCCTGATGTATTGGTGATAGCGGGAGATATTTATGATCGCAGTATTCCCCCTGAGGAAGCCATCAACCTGTTGGATACATTTCTCAGTAAAGTTGTCTTGCAATTGAAAATTCCAACAATTCTCGTAGGTGGGAACCACGACGGGCAACAACGGATGAGCTTTGGTTCGAAATTGATGGAAGATGCAGGTCTGTATGTTGTCGGGAGTATTTCCTCTGACCCGGTACAAATTTGTCTTCACGACGAACATGGACCTGTTTACTTTTACCCGATTCCTTATGCGACCCCGTTTGGTTGTCGGGATCTTTTTTCAGATGAAGAGATCAAGACCCATCATGACGGTATGGAGAAACTGATTGCTGAGGTGAAGGAAGTTCATCCATCAAAGAAGCGAAGTGTTCTCATCACCCATGCTTTTGTGGCTGGTGGCGAAACTTCAGAATCGGAACGTTTACTCGGGGTCGGAGGAGCGACAGATGTTTCTCCCGGACTCTTCAAAGAGTTCGACTATGTGGCCCTCGGGCACCTGCATCGTCCGCAACAGGCCGGTTCCGAATTTATCCGCTATTCTGGATCATTGCTCAAATATTCTTTTTCGGAAACAGACCATCAGAAAGGGATGACCCTCGTTACCTTAAATCGTGACGGGTTTGTTGAGGCTAAACAGATTAGTTTTACCCCGCTACGAGATGTGAGAAAAATCGAAGGAAAGTTTGTTGACCTGCTTGAATCGGGACGAATGTATCCCAGTGACGATTATCTGCAGATTACTTTGCTCGATAAAGGGGCAATTCTTGATCCGATGCCGAGATTGCGGGAATTTTATCCCAATGTTTTAGAAGTTCGCCGCAAAATTCATACCGACCCCGATCAACGGCAGCTCCTTAATGAACAGAGAGATTTTAAGTCCCGTTCGGTCGAAGATCTGTTTGCTGATTTTTTTCAGCAGGTCACAGATGAAAGCTTAAGCGATGATCAAGAAAAAGCTTTTGCTGCGGTTGTTAACACTGACAGTAGCCATGCAGGAGGTTCCGAATGCGACCATTAA
- a CDS encoding uracil-DNA glycosylase, whose protein sequence is MSDELYHKCHEAISQGRAILEDLQQWGFESIITSPQEEPVPMAIQPDSALTPENTNTLSEMEINLKNCCLCPLSKQRKNIVFGAGNPQARLVLVGEAPGREEDQQGIPFVGEAGKLLDKILLAMNLSREEVYICNVLKCRPPGNRDPQADEIAACEPFLKQQLALIQPELIITLGRFAAQELLKTTAPISKLRGKWHEYEGIPLMPTFHPAYLLRNPSGKRPVWEDMKKVMQRLN, encoded by the coding sequence ATGTCAGATGAATTATACCACAAATGTCATGAAGCGATCTCGCAAGGACGAGCTATTCTTGAAGATTTACAACAGTGGGGCTTTGAGTCGATTATAACATCTCCGCAGGAAGAGCCTGTTCCAATGGCTATTCAGCCGGACAGTGCTTTGACGCCGGAGAATACCAATACTCTTTCTGAGATGGAAATCAATTTAAAAAATTGCTGTCTTTGCCCACTTTCAAAACAACGTAAAAATATTGTTTTTGGAGCCGGAAATCCACAGGCAAGACTGGTTCTGGTTGGCGAAGCACCAGGACGTGAAGAGGATCAGCAAGGGATCCCCTTTGTCGGTGAAGCGGGGAAATTGCTGGATAAGATTCTTCTGGCGATGAATCTCTCCCGCGAAGAGGTTTATATCTGTAACGTTCTCAAATGTCGACCGCCTGGTAATCGAGATCCTCAAGCGGATGAAATAGCCGCTTGCGAACCTTTTTTAAAACAACAGCTTGCTTTGATTCAACCGGAGTTGATTATAACGCTTGGCCGTTTTGCAGCTCAGGAGTTGTTGAAGACGACAGCACCTATTAGTAAATTACGTGGAAAATGGCATGAATATGAAGGGATTCCGCTTATGCCGACTTTTCATCCCGCCTATTTGCTGAGAAATCCTTCAGGGAAGAGGCCTGTCTGGGAAGATATGAAAAAGGTGATGCAGCGTTTAAATTGA